From Pseudomonas hormoni:
AGGCGCATCCGCAGGCAACTGCTCCGGGGTCATACCCCAGAGCAGGTCGTGGGCCAGAAAAGTGTTCACCACTGCTCTCTCAGCAGTTGGCGGACCTTGCTCGAGGCCGCACGGTTGCTCGCGCCCAAACGGCTGTTCAAATCGCGACCGCTTGCGGCAACATCGTCAATCGCCAGACTCAGGCATTCAGTCACCCGCGCCAGATCCGCTGATGATGGCTGCTCAATCTGCTCCACCGGCAAGGTTTCCCAAAGCAAACCCAGGCTGGCATAGCTGTCGATGTCATACGCCATCGGCGGCACGCTGGCGGCCAGTGCTTCCAGCTCTTCGACACTGCGTAACGTCACCCGCGCCGCCGAAGCCTTGCCCATCGCATGCACCATCACGCCTGGATCACGCAGGGCGATCAGCCGATTGGCCTGATAACCATGGGCCAGGAATGCCCCGGACATCGCCTTGCCCACCAGCAAACCGATCACCGCGTGGCCAGCCAGTCGGGCGCGAGCGTAACTGTCCGCCGCACCCGCCAAAGCCTGATGAATACCGAGCGCTTCTTCGCGCCGACCGTAGGCCTGACTCGGCACATCGATGATCGCGATCAAGGCGCGCTTGTGCGGTTTATCAACATCAGCCGTGATGACTTCATCCACAGCCTTGGCCAAACCCCAACCTTCCAGCAAACCCACCTCACCGTTGCGAGCGCGGACAAACCGGTTGTCCGGATCAGCCACCACCGCAATAAACCGAACAGGCTGATCACCCAACACACCGTCGGCCACCTTCAACGAAGCAGGCAAACCATCGACCGGTTTCGCGCCCGCACTCAAGGCGTTGAACCAGCTCAAACCTCTCAGGGAATACGAATTCATGAGCGCTCTCCTTGATAAAGATCGCGAACCGTCGCCGGATCGATTTGCGGCTCGGCGTCCAGTCGGGCCAGCCGTTGCAG
This genomic window contains:
- the mdcE gene encoding biotin-independent malonate decarboxylase subunit gamma, with translation MNSYSLRGLSWFNALSAGAKPVDGLPASLKVADGVLGDQPVRFIAVVADPDNRFVRARNGEVGLLEGWGLAKAVDEVITADVDKPHKRALIAIIDVPSQAYGRREEALGIHQALAGAADSYARARLAGHAVIGLLVGKAMSGAFLAHGYQANRLIALRDPGVMVHAMGKASAARVTLRSVEELEALAASVPPMAYDIDSYASLGLLWETLPVEQIEQPSSADLARVTECLSLAIDDVAASGRDLNSRLGASNRAASSKVRQLLREQW